A genomic region of Streptomyces sp. NBC_00247 contains the following coding sequences:
- a CDS encoding pyruvate dehydrogenase — protein MAKQNVSEQFVDILVRAGVKRMYGVVGDSLNPVVDAIRRHKGIEWIQVRHEETAAFAAGAEAQITGDLAACAGSCGPGNLHLINGLYDAHRSMAPVLALASHIPSGEIGLGFFQETHPELLFQECSHYNEMISNPQQMPRLLQTAIQHAIGRGGVSVVSMPGDIASQPAPEKSVEHALITSRPTVRPGDEEIDKLCRMVDEAKRVTLFCGSGTAGAHAEVMEFAEKVKSPVGHALRGKEWIQYDNPYDVGMSGLLGYGAAYEATNECDLLILLGTDFPYNAFLPTDVKIVQVDVRPERLGRRSKLDLAVWGDVRETLRCLTPRVKPKSDRKFLDRMLKKHADALEGVVKAYTRKVEKHVPIHPEYVASVLDEIADEDAVFTVDTGMCNVWAARYLTPNGKRRVIGSFSHGSMANALPQAIGAQFTDRNRQVVSMSGDGGFSMLMGDFLTLVQYDLPVKVVLFNNSALGMVELEMLVAGLPSFGTTNKNPDFAAVARAAGAYGVRVEKPKQLESALRDAFKHKGPALVDIVTDPNALSIPPKISADMVTGFALSAGKIVLDGGVGRMLQMARSNLRNVPRP, from the coding sequence ATGGCCAAGCAGAACGTGTCGGAACAGTTCGTCGACATTCTCGTACGGGCGGGAGTGAAGCGGATGTACGGCGTCGTCGGCGACAGCCTGAACCCGGTCGTCGACGCCATCCGGCGCCACAAGGGCATCGAGTGGATCCAGGTCCGGCACGAGGAGACCGCGGCTTTCGCGGCAGGCGCCGAAGCGCAGATCACCGGTGACCTCGCGGCCTGCGCCGGCTCCTGCGGCCCCGGCAACCTCCACCTGATCAACGGGCTGTACGACGCACACCGCTCCATGGCGCCGGTGCTCGCCCTCGCCTCGCACATTCCCTCCGGCGAGATCGGACTCGGCTTCTTCCAGGAGACCCATCCGGAGCTGCTCTTCCAGGAGTGCAGCCACTACAACGAGATGATCTCCAACCCGCAGCAGATGCCGCGCCTCCTCCAGACGGCCATCCAGCACGCCATCGGCCGGGGAGGCGTCAGCGTCGTCTCCATGCCCGGTGACATCGCCTCCCAGCCGGCGCCCGAGAAGTCGGTCGAGCACGCCCTGATCACCTCGCGGCCCACGGTCCGCCCGGGTGACGAGGAGATCGACAAGCTCTGCCGGATGGTCGACGAGGCCAAGCGGGTCACGCTGTTCTGCGGCAGCGGCACGGCGGGCGCGCACGCCGAGGTGATGGAGTTCGCCGAGAAGGTGAAGTCGCCGGTCGGCCACGCGCTCCGCGGCAAGGAATGGATTCAGTACGACAATCCGTACGACGTCGGGATGAGCGGACTGCTCGGCTACGGCGCCGCGTACGAGGCGACCAACGAGTGCGATCTGCTGATCCTGCTCGGCACCGACTTCCCGTACAACGCCTTCCTGCCGACCGACGTGAAGATCGTCCAGGTCGACGTCCGTCCGGAACGGCTGGGACGGCGTTCCAAACTCGATCTCGCCGTCTGGGGCGACGTGCGCGAGACACTGCGCTGCCTCACGCCGAGGGTCAAGCCGAAGAGCGACCGCAAGTTCCTCGACCGGATGCTGAAGAAGCACGCCGACGCGCTGGAGGGCGTGGTCAAGGCGTACACCCGCAAGGTCGAGAAGCACGTGCCGATCCACCCGGAGTACGTGGCCTCGGTCCTGGACGAGATCGCCGACGAGGACGCGGTGTTCACGGTCGACACCGGCATGTGCAACGTCTGGGCGGCACGCTATCTGACGCCCAACGGCAAGCGGCGGGTGATCGGTTCGTTCAGTCACGGCTCGATGGCCAACGCCCTGCCCCAGGCGATCGGCGCACAGTTCACCGACCGCAACCGCCAGGTCGTCTCGATGTCCGGCGACGGCGGATTCTCCATGCTGATGGGCGACTTCCTCACCCTCGTCCAGTACGACCTGCCGGTCAAGGTCGTCCTGTTCAACAACTCTGCCCTCGGCATGGTGGAGTTGGAGATGCTGGTCGCCGGACTGCCCTCGTTCGGCACGACCAACAAGAACCCGGACTTCGCCGCGGTGGCGCGTGCGGCCGGTGCCTACGGCGTCCGGGTGGAGAAGCCGAAGCAGCTGGAGAGCGCCTTGCGGGACGCCTTCAAGCACAAGGGGCCGGCGCTGGTGGACATCGTCACCGACCCGAACGCCCTGTCCATCCCGCCGAAGATCAGTGCCGACATGGTGACCGGCTTCGCACTCTCCGCCGGGAAGATCGTGCTGGACGGAGGGGTGGGCCGGATGCTCCAGATGGCCCGCTCCAACCTGCGCAACGTCCCACGGCCCTGA
- a CDS encoding protein phosphatase 2C domain-containing protein, which yields MSQQGENPTAHEDEWWRKLYDGAAPDTGPATARDSLDDRFDSAADAVSPPTPPDPLDGPSGAGTYGDDPSVPNADTGPYAPYADADLDGETDPRTGFRTAVPLAGTDDDEALLADQEHEDTVITDAWPGTVSPAPQHRPEPRPSEPGPSEPPPPVLGPPQRPPAPRTAPTPGAVRFAAPWETPAGPPEPRTFAVPVPVPPPPEPAPEESRTDTAGGRHAKGPARQEADAPLPVTGRRPVAPGHLGEHAPAFEAEPATLPAATPLNLDGLVPDTVLDGARYGTYTLRTVSVRGDAARFRGEPRGDALLTARFGSGEGGLVLVAVARGTRGAEGAHLAAADACRWIGGAVGRSHARLSEDVRAGRRGDLKSGLHRLTDRTYGKLRSRAAELGLDPRDHSVELRCLLLSADPRCRTRVFFGVGGGGLFRLRDGVWQDLEPALPEGGAATGAAVVGFGSPPREPIATGTPGPAEDRLTLDLQIVTPPGPYIEGPVPPPSEPFRFRASVARSGDTLLLCSPGLADPMRAEPALAGELAARWTPEGAPGLAEFLADLQIRVEGHADDRTAAAVWEA from the coding sequence ATGAGTCAGCAGGGGGAGAACCCCACCGCCCACGAGGACGAGTGGTGGCGCAAGCTCTACGACGGCGCCGCGCCGGACACCGGACCCGCCACCGCGCGGGACAGTCTGGACGACCGCTTCGACTCCGCCGCGGACGCGGTGAGTCCGCCGACGCCGCCGGACCCGCTCGACGGCCCGTCGGGTGCGGGAACGTACGGCGACGACCCGTCCGTCCCGAACGCCGACACGGGTCCGTACGCGCCGTACGCCGACGCGGACCTCGACGGGGAGACGGATCCCCGGACCGGCTTCCGGACCGCCGTGCCCCTGGCCGGGACCGACGACGACGAGGCGCTCCTCGCGGACCAGGAACACGAGGACACCGTGATCACCGACGCCTGGCCGGGCACGGTGTCACCCGCGCCGCAACACCGCCCGGAACCCCGCCCGTCCGAGCCCGGCCCGTCCGAGCCACCTCCGCCGGTGCTCGGACCGCCGCAGCGCCCGCCCGCCCCGCGCACCGCGCCGACGCCCGGAGCCGTCCGGTTCGCGGCACCGTGGGAGACGCCCGCCGGGCCGCCGGAACCCCGCACCTTCGCCGTACCCGTGCCCGTACCTCCTCCACCGGAGCCCGCCCCGGAGGAGAGCCGGACCGACACGGCCGGTGGCCGGCACGCCAAGGGCCCCGCCCGGCAGGAGGCGGACGCGCCGCTCCCGGTCACCGGACGCCGGCCGGTCGCTCCCGGACACCTCGGGGAGCACGCGCCCGCCTTCGAGGCCGAGCCCGCCACCCTGCCGGCCGCCACCCCGCTCAACCTCGACGGACTCGTCCCCGACACCGTCCTCGACGGTGCCCGGTACGGCACGTACACGCTCCGCACCGTCTCCGTGCGCGGCGACGCGGCCCGCTTCCGCGGCGAACCCCGGGGCGACGCGCTGCTCACCGCCCGGTTCGGCAGCGGCGAGGGCGGCCTCGTCCTCGTCGCCGTCGCCCGGGGCACCCGGGGCGCGGAGGGGGCGCACCTCGCGGCGGCGGACGCCTGCCGCTGGATCGGCGGGGCGGTGGGCCGCAGCCACGCACGGCTCTCCGAGGACGTCCGGGCCGGACGCCGGGGCGACCTGAAGTCAGGGCTCCACCGGCTCACCGACCGTACGTACGGCAAGCTCCGGTCCCGCGCCGCCGAACTGGGGCTGGATCCGCGCGACCACTCCGTCGAACTGCGCTGCCTGCTGCTGTCCGCCGATCCCCGGTGCCGCACCCGGGTCTTCTTCGGCGTCGGCGGCGGAGGCCTCTTCCGGCTCCGCGACGGCGTCTGGCAGGACCTCGAACCCGCACTCCCGGAGGGCGGGGCGGCCACCGGTGCGGCGGTCGTCGGCTTCGGCTCGCCGCCGCGCGAGCCGATCGCCACGGGCACGCCCGGCCCCGCCGAGGACCGGCTGACGCTGGACCTCCAGATCGTGACGCCCCCGGGGCCGTACATCGAGGGTCCGGTGCCCCCGCCGTCCGAGCCCTTCAGGTTCCGGGCCTCCGTGGCCCGTTCGGGCGACACGCTGCTGCTCTGTTCCCCCGGGCTCGCCGATCCGATGCGCGCAGAGCCGGCGCTCGCCGGGGAACTCGCCGCGCGCTGGACTCCCGAAGGCGCGCCCGGCCTCGCCGAGTTCCTGGCGGATCTCCAGATCCGTGTCGAGGGACACGCCGACGACCGCACGGCCGCCGCGGTCTGGGAGGCGTAA
- a CDS encoding helix-turn-helix domain-containing protein, giving the protein MLSAIGLDERQEAAYRALVALGAAELPHLAHRLGLPEAETERALRRLEQQGLAAQSSARSDRWVAAPPGVALGALLIQQRHELDQAELASALLAAEYRAEASEPTVHDLVEVVTGASAVAQRFHQLQLGAVFEVCALVTGKPIAVSGMDNESEERAAARGVSFRVVIEREMLSLPQGIVEVSTALGRDEQCRVVERVPTKLVIADRALAMVPLTGRNAEPAALVVHASGLLESLMGLFEAVWREAMPLRLGEQGCLKEGENGPDSTDLEILSLLLAGLTDASVAKQLELGLRTVQRRVKGLMELTGVSTRLQLGWHAYERGWVARAHPRP; this is encoded by the coding sequence ATGCTGAGTGCCATAGGTCTCGACGAACGACAGGAAGCCGCCTACCGTGCGCTGGTCGCCCTGGGGGCGGCCGAACTCCCGCATCTCGCCCACCGTCTGGGCCTGCCGGAGGCGGAGACCGAGCGGGCCTTGCGCCGGCTGGAACAACAAGGGCTCGCCGCACAGTCGTCGGCCCGCTCCGACCGGTGGGTGGCGGCGCCGCCGGGGGTCGCGCTGGGCGCTCTGCTGATCCAGCAGCGGCACGAACTGGATCAGGCGGAGCTGGCGTCCGCTCTGCTGGCGGCCGAGTACCGCGCCGAGGCGAGCGAACCGACCGTGCACGATCTGGTGGAGGTGGTGACCGGGGCGAGCGCGGTGGCCCAGCGCTTCCACCAGTTGCAGCTGGGCGCGGTCTTCGAGGTCTGCGCGCTCGTGACCGGGAAACCGATAGCGGTCAGCGGCATGGACAACGAGTCCGAGGAACGGGCGGCGGCGCGCGGGGTGTCGTTCCGCGTGGTCATCGAGCGCGAGATGCTGTCGCTGCCGCAGGGCATCGTGGAGGTCTCGACCGCGCTGGGGCGGGACGAACAGTGCCGGGTGGTGGAGCGGGTACCGACGAAACTGGTGATCGCGGACCGGGCTCTGGCCATGGTGCCGTTGACCGGACGAAACGCCGAGCCCGCGGCTCTGGTCGTGCACGCGAGCGGACTGCTGGAGTCGCTGATGGGCCTGTTCGAGGCCGTCTGGCGCGAGGCGATGCCGCTCCGGCTGGGCGAGCAGGGATGTCTGAAGGAGGGCGAGAACGGCCCCGACTCCACCGATCTGGAGATCCTGTCGCTGCTGCTCGCGGGTCTGACGGACGCGAGTGTCGCCAAACAGCTGGAGCTGGGGCTGCGGACGGTTCAGCGCCGGGTGAAGGGGCTCATGGAGCTGACGGGCGTGTCGACCAGGCTCCAGCTCGGCTGGCACGCGTACGAGCGCGGCTGGGTGGCCCGCGCCCACCCCCGGCCCTGA
- a CDS encoding DUF456 domain-containing protein translates to MSVWQLVAVGLVMLLGLVGVLVPGVPGQAIVWAAVLWWALTDVSPLAWVVLIGSTAVLLLNQALKPLLPPRRPRESGTPRRTLLIGGLSAIGGFFVLPVVGGALGYVGGVYGVERLRLGSRNAGWASVRSVLRATGYALLVELYACLLVAGAWLGAVVLG, encoded by the coding sequence ATGAGTGTGTGGCAGCTCGTCGCCGTGGGCCTGGTGATGCTGCTCGGGCTGGTCGGAGTCCTGGTCCCCGGTGTACCGGGCCAGGCGATCGTCTGGGCCGCCGTGCTGTGGTGGGCCCTGACCGACGTGTCGCCGCTCGCTTGGGTCGTGCTGATCGGGTCGACGGCCGTCCTGCTGCTGAACCAGGCGCTGAAGCCGTTGCTGCCGCCCCGCCGTCCGAGGGAGTCGGGGACGCCGCGCCGGACCCTGCTCATCGGCGGGCTGTCCGCCATCGGGGGGTTCTTCGTGCTGCCGGTGGTGGGCGGGGCCCTCGGTTACGTCGGCGGTGTCTACGGCGTCGAGCGGTTGCGGCTGGGGTCCCGGAACGCCGGTTGGGCCTCGGTCAGGTCGGTGCTGCGGGCGACGGGTTACGCGCTGCTGGTGGAGCTGTACGCGTGTCTGCTGGTGGCCGGGGCGTGGCTGGGCGCGGTCGTCCTGGGCTGA
- the rsgA gene encoding ribosome small subunit-dependent GTPase A codes for MSFPSLTALSGLPSPSHPLTPYGWDDDWAAAFAPYAAQGLLPGRVVRVDRGQCDVITPSGTLRADTAFVVPRDPMRIVCTGDWVAVDPDGDPLFVRTLLPRRTAFVRSTSSQRSEGQVLATNIDHIVICVSLAVELDLGRLERFLALAHSSSGGDALLGGAADGGGQPETVVVLTKADLVPDAATLAHLTEDVAAVAPGAQVLTVSAHAGEGLDVFTALVSSGTSVLIGISGAGKSTLANTLLGEDVMEVTATRDVDGKGRHTTTTRNLLILPNGGVLIDTPGLRGVGLWDAEAGVGQVFSEIEELAGDCRFHDCAHASEPGCAVAAAIEDGSLSVRRLDSYRKLLRENQRIVAKTDARVRTEMLREWKRRGAEGRSAMEAKRGRSR; via the coding sequence TTGTCTTTCCCCTCTCTCACCGCTCTCTCCGGCCTCCCGTCCCCGTCGCATCCCCTCACGCCCTACGGCTGGGACGACGACTGGGCCGCCGCCTTCGCCCCGTACGCCGCGCAGGGTCTCCTGCCCGGTCGCGTGGTGCGGGTGGACCGGGGCCAGTGCGACGTGATCACTCCCTCCGGCACTCTGCGGGCGGACACCGCGTTCGTCGTGCCCCGTGACCCGATGCGGATCGTCTGCACCGGCGACTGGGTGGCCGTCGATCCCGACGGTGACCCGCTGTTCGTCCGTACGCTGCTGCCGCGGCGTACGGCCTTCGTACGGTCGACCTCCTCGCAGCGTTCCGAGGGACAGGTGCTCGCCACCAACATCGACCACATCGTCATCTGCGTCTCCCTCGCGGTCGAACTCGACCTCGGGCGGCTCGAACGCTTCCTCGCGCTCGCCCACTCCAGTTCCGGCGGCGACGCCCTGCTGGGCGGTGCGGCCGATGGCGGCGGACAGCCCGAGACGGTGGTCGTCCTCACCAAGGCGGACCTGGTGCCGGACGCGGCGACACTCGCACACCTCACCGAGGACGTCGCCGCCGTCGCCCCCGGCGCGCAGGTCCTCACCGTCAGCGCGCACGCCGGCGAGGGCCTCGACGTCTTCACCGCCCTCGTCTCCAGCGGTACGAGCGTCCTCATCGGCATCTCCGGCGCGGGCAAGTCGACGCTGGCCAACACCCTGCTCGGCGAGGACGTGATGGAGGTGACGGCCACGCGTGACGTCGACGGGAAGGGCCGTCACACCACCACGACCCGGAATCTGCTGATCCTGCCGAACGGTGGCGTGCTCATCGACACCCCCGGGCTGCGCGGGGTCGGACTCTGGGACGCGGAGGCGGGCGTCGGCCAGGTCTTCTCGGAGATCGAGGAGCTGGCCGGAGACTGCCGCTTCCACGACTGCGCCCACGCTTCCGAACCCGGTTGCGCGGTGGCCGCCGCCATCGAGGACGGGTCTCTCTCCGTCCGGCGGCTCGACAGCTACCGCAAGCTCCTGCGCGAGAACCAGCGGATCGTCGCCAAGACCGACGCCCGCGTCCGTACCGAGATGCTGCGCGAGTGGAAGCGCAGAGGAGCGGAAGGCCGGTCCGCCATGGAAGCCAAGCGGGGGCGGAGCAGGTAA
- a CDS encoding DUF5949 family protein — protein sequence MTSPQTSIHPYSPAQLGSQIVIGWSGRHPEGGPDVAFLLTYSLGDGQDGPVAGQAAMRTALDRAGLQVGGGVVDTAEKSGVQVKLLVQSGQAVLTLPHFTAQYPAPAEWLAAARDRGQVYGMFATRPWPEAVPGRPVSEDQLRAFAANPDIVATSAHCMMPVRALG from the coding sequence ATGACCTCACCCCAGACGTCCATCCACCCCTACTCCCCTGCCCAGTTGGGCTCCCAGATCGTGATCGGCTGGAGCGGCCGGCATCCCGAGGGCGGGCCCGATGTCGCCTTCCTCCTGACCTACTCCCTCGGGGACGGGCAGGACGGCCCGGTGGCGGGCCAGGCCGCCATGCGGACGGCACTCGACCGCGCCGGCCTCCAGGTCGGCGGCGGAGTCGTCGACACGGCGGAGAAGTCCGGCGTCCAGGTCAAACTCCTCGTCCAGTCCGGGCAGGCGGTCCTGACGCTTCCTCATTTCACGGCGCAGTACCCGGCGCCCGCCGAGTGGCTGGCCGCCGCCAGGGACCGGGGCCAGGTGTACGGCATGTTCGCGACCCGTCCGTGGCCCGAGGCGGTGCCCGGCCGGCCGGTGTCCGAGGACCAGCTGCGGGCGTTCGCCGCGAACCCCGACATCGTCGCCACCTCGGCCCACTGCATGATGCCGGTGCGCGCGCTCGGCTGA
- a CDS encoding rodlin, translating to MKKMMTGAAMAVSLIGLSVAAAPMALAIGNDGGTTTVNGNGAESEVGNSETNGAFSPQNQLIQGTLNDLCLGVPVKANVGSLIGLIPITVQDVNVLANPQNQQCADNSTQAKGDEPLSHVLDDIPVLSGNGAGNN from the coding sequence ATGAAGAAGATGATGACCGGCGCGGCAATGGCCGTGTCCCTGATCGGTCTGTCCGTCGCCGCGGCCCCGATGGCCCTGGCGATCGGCAACGACGGCGGCACCACGACGGTCAACGGGAACGGTGCCGAGTCGGAGGTCGGCAACAGCGAGACCAACGGTGCCTTCAGCCCCCAGAACCAGCTCATCCAGGGCACGCTGAACGACCTGTGCCTCGGTGTTCCGGTCAAGGCCAACGTGGGCTCGCTGATCGGGCTCATCCCGATCACGGTCCAGGACGTCAACGTCCTGGCCAACCCGCAGAACCAGCAGTGCGCGGACAACTCCACGCAGGCGAAGGGCGACGAGCCGCTGTCGCACGTCCTGGACGACATCCCGGTCCTCTCGGGCAACGGCGCCGGCAACAACTGA
- a CDS encoding rodlin, with product MFKKIMASAAVAASVVGVSAAFAPSAMAIGNDGGTTSVNGNGAVQSYGNSATHGDWSPQFALIQGSLNKPCIALPAKANLGSLIGLVPITVQDINVLSSPQNQQCTENSTQAKGDEALSHILDGIPILSGNGTGNS from the coding sequence ATGTTCAAGAAGATTATGGCCTCCGCTGCCGTCGCGGCCTCCGTCGTCGGCGTCTCCGCCGCCTTCGCGCCCTCCGCGATGGCCATCGGCAACGACGGCGGCACCACGTCCGTCAACGGCAACGGCGCCGTGCAGTCCTACGGCAACTCCGCCACCCACGGCGACTGGAGCCCGCAGTTCGCGCTCATCCAGGGCTCGCTGAACAAGCCCTGCATCGCCCTGCCGGCCAAGGCCAACCTCGGTTCGCTCATCGGACTGGTTCCGATCACGGTCCAGGACATCAACGTGCTGTCCTCGCCGCAGAACCAGCAGTGCACGGAGAACTCCACCCAGGCGAAGGGCGACGAGGCGCTGTCGCACATCCTGGACGGCATCCCGATCCTCTCGGGCAACGGCACCGGCAACAGCTGA
- a CDS encoding chaplin: MKYTKVAAVAAGTLMALGAAAPAMADAGAEGVAAGSPGVISGNVIQVPVHIPINLCGNTINVIGLLNPAFGNTCVNA; the protein is encoded by the coding sequence ATGAAGTACACCAAGGTTGCCGCTGTCGCCGCCGGAACTCTGATGGCGCTGGGTGCCGCTGCCCCCGCCATGGCCGACGCCGGTGCCGAGGGCGTCGCCGCCGGTTCCCCGGGCGTCATCTCCGGGAACGTCATCCAGGTCCCGGTCCACATTCCGATCAACCTCTGCGGCAACACGATCAACGTGATCGGCCTGCTGAACCCGGCCTTCGGCAACACCTGCGTCAACGCCTGA
- a CDS encoding rodlin, with protein MIKKVLATGAVAASILGLGATQAMAIGNDGGTTSVNGNGATQSYGNAETNGDWSPQFGLVQGSLNKPCVGLPLKANLGSLIGAIPISVQDVNVLSSPQNQQCTENSTQAKGDEALSHILDDIPILSGNGIGNN; from the coding sequence GTGATCAAGAAGGTTCTGGCGACGGGTGCCGTCGCCGCATCCATCCTCGGTCTCGGGGCCACGCAGGCCATGGCCATCGGCAACGACGGCGGCACCACTTCGGTCAACGGCAACGGAGCCACTCAGTCGTACGGCAACGCCGAGACGAACGGCGACTGGAGCCCGCAGTTCGGCCTGGTCCAGGGATCGCTCAACAAGCCCTGCGTGGGTCTGCCGCTCAAGGCCAACCTCGGTTCGCTCATCGGGGCCATCCCGATCTCGGTCCAGGACGTCAACGTGCTGTCCTCCCCGCAGAACCAGCAGTGCACGGAGAACTCGACCCAGGCGAAGGGCGACGAGGCGCTGTCGCACATCCTGGACGACATCCCGATCCTCTCCGGCAACGGCATCGGCAACAACTGA
- a CDS encoding chaplin, with protein MRQVLKKSTLLIAAASGLLSVAGGQAFADADASGAAVGSPGVGSGNVAQVPVHVPVNLCGNTVNVIALLNPAFGNTCANTSTPDVPPVQPPVQPPVEPPVEPPVEPPVQPPVEPPVQPPVEPPVEPPVEPPVQPPVEPPVEPPVQPPVQPPVDVPPIDEPPVDEPPVDTPVAPAPPELAETGAAETGLAAGTSAAMLLGGVLLMRRARDARN; from the coding sequence ATGCGACAGGTTCTGAAGAAAAGCACGTTGCTCATCGCCGCCGCCTCGGGGCTCCTCTCCGTCGCCGGTGGGCAGGCGTTCGCCGATGCCGACGCGTCCGGCGCGGCAGTCGGCTCCCCGGGGGTGGGCTCCGGAAACGTGGCCCAGGTCCCCGTCCACGTCCCGGTCAATCTCTGCGGCAACACGGTGAACGTCATCGCGCTGCTCAACCCGGCGTTCGGCAACACCTGCGCCAACACGAGCACGCCCGACGTCCCGCCGGTCCAGCCCCCGGTCCAGCCGCCGGTCGAGCCGCCGGTGGAACCCCCGGTCGAGCCCCCGGTCCAGCCGCCGGTGGAACCCCCGGTCCAGCCGCCGGTGGAACCCCCGGTCGAGCCCCCGGTCGAGCCGCCGGTCCAGCCGCCGGTGGAACCCCCGGTCGAGCCGCCGGTCCAGCCCCCGGTCCAGCCCCCGGTCGACGTCCCGCCCATCGACGAGCCGCCCGTCGACGAACCGCCGGTCGACACCCCCGTGGCGCCGGCTCCGCCGGAGCTGGCCGAGACCGGTGCGGCCGAGACCGGTCTGGCCGCGGGTACGAGCGCCGCGATGCTGCTCGGCGGGGTGCTGCTGATGCGCCGCGCCCGGGACGCGCGCAACTGA
- a CDS encoding acetyl-CoA C-acetyltransferase, whose protein sequence is MDPLDVVVCEPLRTPIGRFGGSFARSTPAALAARVISELVARTGIDPERIDEVVLGHSYPSAEAPAVGRVAALDAGLPATVTGTQIDRRCGSGLQAVLDAAMQIRAGFSEVVIAGGVDVMSAAPYYTHDGRWGIKGPGLQLHDSLARGRATAGGLHHPVPGGMIETAENLRRTYGISREDQDALALRSQHRAARAAAEGRYGAEIVPVTVRTREGERTVTADEHPRPDTTAEQLASLRPVLGKADPGATVTAGNASGQNDAAAACLVTSAATAERLGLTPLVRLVSFARAGVPAATMGIGPVPATRTALERAGLTLADLDLIEINEAFAAQVLACTHELGLGEKDHEQRINVNGSGISLGHPVGATGARILATLSREMHRTGARYGLETMCVGGGQGLAAIFERVAV, encoded by the coding sequence ATGGACCCGCTCGACGTCGTCGTCTGCGAACCGCTGCGCACCCCGATCGGCCGTTTCGGCGGCTCCTTCGCGCGGTCGACCCCCGCCGCGCTCGCCGCGCGCGTCATCTCCGAACTGGTCGCGCGCACCGGCATCGACCCGGAGCGGATCGACGAAGTCGTCCTCGGCCACTCCTACCCGAGCGCCGAGGCGCCCGCCGTCGGCCGGGTCGCCGCGCTCGACGCGGGGCTGCCCGCCACCGTCACGGGCACACAGATCGACCGGCGCTGCGGCTCGGGTCTCCAGGCCGTCCTGGACGCGGCGATGCAGATCCGCGCCGGCTTCAGCGAGGTCGTGATCGCGGGCGGAGTCGACGTCATGAGCGCCGCCCCCTACTACACCCACGACGGCCGCTGGGGCATCAAGGGCCCCGGCCTCCAGCTCCACGACTCCCTCGCACGCGGCCGGGCCACCGCCGGCGGCCTCCACCACCCCGTCCCCGGCGGCATGATCGAGACGGCCGAGAACCTGCGCAGGACGTACGGAATCAGCCGAGAGGACCAGGACGCGCTCGCTCTGCGCTCCCAGCACCGCGCCGCCCGCGCCGCAGCCGAGGGCCGCTACGGCGCGGAAATCGTCCCCGTCACGGTCCGGACCCGCGAGGGTGAGCGGACCGTCACGGCCGACGAGCACCCCCGCCCCGACACCACCGCCGAACAACTGGCCTCCCTGCGCCCGGTGCTGGGGAAGGCCGACCCCGGCGCGACGGTCACCGCCGGCAACGCCAGCGGCCAGAACGACGCGGCCGCCGCCTGCCTCGTCACCAGCGCCGCCACTGCCGAACGCCTGGGCCTGACACCGCTGGTGAGGCTGGTCTCCTTCGCGCGTGCCGGTGTTCCCGCCGCCACCATGGGCATCGGTCCGGTTCCCGCCACCCGGACGGCGCTGGAGCGCGCCGGACTCACCCTCGCCGACCTCGACCTCATCGAGATCAACGAGGCGTTCGCCGCCCAGGTCCTCGCCTGCACCCACGAGTTGGGCCTCGGCGAGAAGGACCACGAGCAACGGATCAACGTCAACGGCTCGGGCATCTCCCTCGGTCACCCCGTCGGCGCCACCGGCGCCCGCATCCTGGCCACCCTCAGCCGGGAGATGCACCGCACCGGCGCCCGCTACGGCCTGGAGACCATGTGCGTCGGCGGCGGGCAGGGCCTCGCCGCGATCTTCGAGCGGGTCGCCGTCTGA